One Archangium lipolyticum genomic region harbors:
- a CDS encoding tetratricopeptide repeat protein — translation MSERNDLPRIQSWSSPGVPVASVTQGGAPTRPGGGATDSLASNLATFPAAPASPEQEARERIASLEREARALGADPQAALLFHEIGRLYEDPLKNPRNAAMAYNQAYRLAPRFVSNIRAARRLFADVGNWQMAVQLLDAELNATENPADRAALLFEKGTLLEERLSREADASSAFRMSLELEPQDLALLSQLETIFAARNDYPSLVQVYRLLARTLEKPSLRAHYLTAAGLVLEERIKRADLAATCFREAFAMDREDLLLLNALKRVAVREGRAEELLEVLTAEAEVLGPQGAPAWLQLCKMYERLGRKEEALAALIDARRVSPHEPLVLSALANIYETRQRFEELADVLLVWVGSINDEGELVAINLRLAALYEEELKRDPDAIARYQAIIARIPGHAAALAGLGKLYYRTQNWEGLVSVFDAESAAAQDPKEKAARMFKAAEVLEERLGRQEEAIQRYNACLQLQPGYLPSQKALTRLYERQNRFAELVAMYEQDLLQTQDRDQIITTLNKVALIHEERLNDLDHAIECMQRILDLASDHLPTIRNMSRLLERAGRFQELIRNQELEASLVGDTKQVLSLYHRNAEILDEHLKDRAGAISAYERVLTLSPSYLPALKALGRLYAQESKWEQLMRMYRAEAEFAPTPEAAAALIYKIGELCEHRLKDVHQAVASYQEVLTLAPSHFPALRALARLYKSQGAWESLIEVLRAEAANRTDPMERANALYQAATIWEDQLKRPDMAIGVFQEVLRLAPGHTATLRALERLYLADEDVKELVALLDRETQVGHTAGAKVAAYMKLARLYLDHFQEPTRAAQCCEAVLALEPGHLSALKTLERIRAGDKARRGELRLRLSEIVPDARLGTALRVNAATDLDKGTDLEALKRSVLENPRDVRLAFALERALRQAGDAAGLSELYIRRLSVVSEELERVELMLRCAELDETRLNNSTRAEQAYRAVLQVQPQCLPAMQGLRRVLTRRGDANSARLLLETEARVSRDSRGAIEAFIAAARLAAGPLQDSEGAISLYRQALERDPLDATATAGLEELLASRGGAVDLAALQERRGEARQAQGDAAAAAAAFLGAAKTHLSSLGNPSRALELLARALSLQPANPEALELRAQLLLEERQYAEAASTLAQRIQLGGEPSALAQMHLTLGSLYQDHLSEPSRAAVHLHAAREGMPQNTEALERMATLFQQVHNWAGAVDCLHRLLEQELPVAERARHTVTLAQIHEQGLGDGASASTLYRQALELTPGDATLVDRLVDLYERAGNLPDLARMLEAQAAQAQSSGDLKRAASLRLKVADLFAGPLEEPGKAVTLYRQLVDLDSTNVQARASLAGLYMRDAASAQLAIEEHRHILRLDPTRVDSLHSLFRLWEGLKQNDKAFCAAAVLHFLRSANEVEAAFYTEARSRLPQETQERLAIADVDTGLMYPTSRGPLLEVLRAVGDQLGKMYPPQFELLGVDRKTDKLKPDHAVFKAVRAVAQVFGVEEFEVYQARRGLIALETAEPLAVCVGQDVVRRFNVREQKFLIGRAVLGLLNKTAVLSKLSRGETADLFGNSVRIFAPQFTALGRNNEELVRQYRRAYSRKALKALEPAALELGPQSKVELEPVVEGLGYSADRAGLLMCGDVSVGLTLALREDPNFANVRVDHAEPLIQALRERTDLQQLLTYALSDDFMRLRQRLGFTV, via the coding sequence ATGAGCGAGCGCAACGATCTGCCCAGGATCCAGTCCTGGTCCTCCCCCGGTGTACCCGTGGCCTCCGTCACGCAGGGAGGAGCCCCCACCCGTCCGGGCGGCGGCGCCACCGATTCACTCGCTTCCAACCTCGCCACCTTCCCCGCCGCCCCCGCCAGCCCCGAGCAGGAGGCCCGCGAGCGCATCGCCTCCCTCGAGCGCGAGGCCCGTGCCCTCGGCGCGGATCCCCAGGCCGCCCTCCTCTTCCACGAGATCGGCCGCCTCTACGAGGATCCCCTCAAGAACCCGCGCAACGCCGCCATGGCCTACAACCAGGCCTACCGGCTCGCCCCCCGGTTCGTCTCCAACATCCGCGCCGCGCGCCGCCTCTTCGCCGACGTCGGCAACTGGCAGATGGCCGTGCAGCTGCTCGACGCCGAGCTGAACGCCACCGAGAACCCCGCCGATCGCGCCGCCCTCCTCTTCGAGAAGGGCACCCTCCTGGAGGAGCGGCTGTCCCGCGAGGCCGATGCCTCCTCCGCCTTCCGGATGAGTCTGGAGCTCGAGCCCCAGGATCTGGCGCTCCTCTCCCAGCTCGAGACGATCTTCGCCGCGCGCAATGACTACCCCTCGCTCGTCCAGGTGTACCGGCTGCTGGCCCGGACCCTGGAGAAGCCCTCCCTGCGCGCCCACTACCTCACCGCCGCGGGCCTCGTGCTCGAGGAGCGCATCAAGCGCGCCGACCTCGCCGCCACCTGCTTCCGCGAGGCCTTCGCGATGGACCGCGAGGACCTGCTCCTGCTCAACGCCCTCAAGCGCGTCGCCGTGCGCGAGGGCCGCGCCGAGGAGCTGCTCGAGGTCCTCACCGCCGAGGCCGAGGTGCTCGGGCCCCAGGGCGCCCCCGCCTGGCTCCAGCTGTGCAAGATGTACGAGCGGCTCGGGCGCAAGGAGGAGGCCCTCGCCGCCCTGATCGACGCCCGCCGCGTCAGCCCCCACGAGCCGCTCGTCCTCTCCGCGCTCGCCAACATCTACGAGACGCGCCAGCGCTTCGAGGAGCTCGCGGACGTGCTGCTCGTCTGGGTGGGCAGCATCAACGACGAGGGCGAGCTGGTCGCCATCAACCTCCGCCTCGCCGCCCTCTACGAGGAGGAGCTCAAGCGCGACCCGGACGCCATCGCCCGCTACCAGGCCATCATCGCCCGCATCCCGGGCCACGCCGCCGCGCTCGCCGGCCTGGGCAAGCTCTACTACCGCACCCAGAACTGGGAAGGCCTCGTCTCCGTCTTCGACGCCGAGAGCGCCGCCGCGCAGGATCCCAAGGAGAAGGCCGCCCGCATGTTCAAGGCGGCCGAGGTCCTCGAGGAGCGGCTCGGCCGCCAGGAGGAGGCCATCCAGCGCTACAACGCCTGCCTCCAGCTCCAGCCCGGCTACCTCCCCTCGCAGAAGGCCCTCACCCGCCTCTACGAGCGCCAGAACCGCTTCGCCGAGCTCGTCGCCATGTACGAGCAGGACCTGCTCCAGACGCAGGACCGCGATCAGATCATCACCACGCTCAACAAGGTGGCCCTCATCCACGAGGAGCGCCTGAACGACCTGGACCACGCCATCGAGTGCATGCAACGCATCCTCGACCTGGCGTCGGACCACCTGCCCACCATCCGCAACATGTCGCGGCTGCTCGAGCGCGCCGGGCGCTTCCAGGAGCTCATCCGCAACCAGGAGCTGGAGGCCTCGCTGGTGGGTGACACCAAGCAGGTGCTCTCGCTCTACCACCGCAACGCGGAGATCCTCGACGAGCACCTGAAGGACCGCGCCGGTGCCATCAGCGCCTACGAGCGCGTGCTGACGCTCTCGCCCTCGTACCTGCCCGCGCTCAAGGCGCTGGGCCGACTGTACGCGCAGGAGAGCAAGTGGGAGCAGCTCATGCGCATGTACCGGGCGGAGGCGGAGTTCGCCCCCACCCCCGAGGCCGCCGCCGCGCTCATCTACAAGATCGGCGAGCTGTGCGAGCACCGGCTCAAGGACGTGCACCAGGCGGTGGCCTCGTACCAGGAGGTGCTGACGCTGGCGCCGAGCCACTTTCCAGCGCTGCGCGCGCTGGCGCGGCTGTACAAGTCGCAGGGCGCCTGGGAGAGCCTCATCGAGGTGCTGCGCGCCGAGGCCGCCAACCGGACGGATCCCATGGAGCGCGCCAACGCCCTCTACCAGGCGGCCACCATCTGGGAGGACCAGCTCAAGCGGCCGGACATGGCCATCGGCGTCTTCCAGGAGGTGCTGCGGCTGGCACCGGGCCACACCGCCACGCTGCGCGCCCTGGAGCGGCTGTACCTGGCCGACGAGGACGTGAAGGAGCTGGTGGCCCTGCTGGATCGCGAGACGCAGGTGGGCCACACGGCGGGCGCCAAGGTGGCCGCGTACATGAAGCTGGCGCGGCTGTACCTGGACCACTTCCAGGAGCCCACGCGCGCGGCCCAGTGCTGCGAGGCGGTGCTGGCGCTGGAGCCCGGCCACCTGTCCGCCCTCAAGACGCTGGAGCGCATCCGCGCCGGAGACAAGGCGCGCCGCGGCGAGCTGCGCCTGCGCCTGTCCGAGATCGTCCCGGACGCGCGCCTGGGCACCGCGCTGCGCGTGAACGCCGCCACCGACCTGGACAAGGGCACCGACCTGGAGGCCCTCAAGCGCTCCGTGCTGGAGAACCCCCGGGACGTGCGGCTGGCCTTCGCCCTGGAGCGCGCCCTGCGGCAGGCGGGTGACGCGGCCGGGCTGTCCGAGCTCTACATCCGCCGCCTCTCGGTGGTGTCCGAGGAGTTGGAGCGCGTGGAGCTGATGCTGCGCTGCGCGGAGCTGGACGAGACGCGGCTGAACAACTCCACCCGCGCCGAGCAGGCCTACCGCGCGGTGTTGCAGGTGCAGCCCCAGTGCCTGCCCGCGATGCAGGGCCTGCGCCGCGTGCTGACCCGCCGCGGGGATGCCAACTCCGCCCGGCTGCTGCTGGAGACCGAGGCCCGCGTGAGCAGGGATTCGCGCGGTGCCATCGAGGCCTTCATCGCCGCGGCGCGGCTGGCCGCGGGACCGCTGCAGGACAGCGAGGGCGCCATCTCCCTGTATCGCCAGGCATTGGAGCGCGATCCGCTGGACGCCACGGCGACCGCGGGCCTGGAGGAGCTGCTGGCCTCGCGCGGAGGCGCGGTGGATCTGGCGGCGCTGCAGGAGCGGCGTGGCGAGGCCCGACAGGCCCAGGGCGATGCGGCAGCCGCCGCGGCGGCCTTCCTCGGGGCGGCGAAGACACACCTGTCCTCGCTGGGCAATCCGTCCCGCGCCCTGGAGCTGCTGGCCCGCGCCCTGTCCCTCCAACCGGCGAACCCGGAGGCCCTGGAGCTGCGCGCCCAGCTGCTGCTGGAGGAGCGCCAGTACGCCGAGGCCGCCTCGACACTCGCCCAGCGCATCCAGCTCGGCGGCGAGCCGTCCGCCCTGGCCCAGATGCACCTGACGCTGGGCTCGCTGTACCAGGACCACCTGTCCGAGCCCAGCCGCGCCGCGGTCCACCTGCACGCCGCGCGCGAGGGCATGCCCCAGAACACCGAGGCGCTGGAGCGCATGGCCACCCTCTTCCAGCAGGTGCACAACTGGGCGGGCGCGGTGGACTGCCTGCACCGGCTGCTCGAGCAGGAGCTCCCGGTGGCCGAGCGCGCGCGCCACACCGTGACGCTGGCGCAGATCCACGAGCAGGGGCTCGGTGACGGCGCCTCCGCGTCCACGCTGTACCGCCAGGCGCTGGAGCTCACCCCGGGCGACGCCACCCTCGTGGATCGGCTGGTGGACCTCTACGAGCGCGCCGGCAACCTGCCGGACCTGGCGCGGATGCTGGAGGCCCAGGCCGCCCAGGCGCAGAGCAGTGGGGACCTGAAGCGCGCGGCCTCGCTGCGGCTGAAGGTGGCGGACCTGTTCGCCGGCCCCCTGGAGGAGCCCGGGAAGGCGGTGACGCTGTACCGGCAGCTCGTCGACCTGGACTCGACGAACGTCCAGGCGCGCGCCTCCCTCGCGGGCCTGTACATGCGCGACGCGGCCTCGGCGCAGCTCGCCATCGAGGAGCACCGGCACATCCTCCGGTTGGATCCCACCCGGGTGGACAGCCTGCACTCGCTCTTCCGGCTGTGGGAGGGCCTCAAGCAGAACGACAAGGCCTTCTGCGCGGCGGCGGTGCTGCACTTCCTGCGCTCGGCCAACGAGGTGGAGGCGGCCTTCTACACGGAGGCCCGCAGCAGGTTGCCCCAGGAGACGCAGGAGCGGCTGGCCATCGCGGACGTGGACACGGGCCTGATGTACCCCACCTCGCGCGGACCGCTGCTCGAGGTGCTCCGGGCCGTGGGCGACCAGCTCGGCAAGATGTATCCGCCGCAGTTCGAGCTGCTCGGGGTGGACCGGAAGACGGACAAGCTCAAGCCGGACCACGCGGTGTTCAAGGCCGTGCGCGCCGTGGCGCAGGTGTTCGGCGTGGAGGAGTTCGAGGTGTACCAGGCCCGCCGCGGCCTCATCGCCCTGGAGACGGCCGAGCCGCTGGCCGTGTGCGTGGGCCAGGACGTGGTGCGCCGCTTCAACGTCCGCGAACAGAAGTTCCTCATCGGCCGCGCGGTGCTGGGCCTGCTGAACAAGACGGCGGTGCTCTCCAAGCTGTCCCGCGGTGAGACGGCGGATTTGTTCGGCAACTCGGTGCGCATCTTCGCCCCGCAGTTCACGGCGCTGGGGCGCAACAACGAGGAGCTGGTGCGGCAGTACCGCCGGGCCTACTCGCGCAAGGCGCTCAAGGCGCTGGAGCCGGCCGCCCTGGAGCTCGGACCGCAGTCGAAGGTGGAGCTGGAGCCCGTGGTGGAGGGCCTCGGCTACTCCGCGGACCGGGCGGGCCTGCTGATGTGCGGAGACGTGTCGGTGGGTCTCACCCTGGCGCTGCGCGAGGATCCGAACTTCGCCAACGTGCGCGTGGACCACGCCGAGCCCCTGATTCAAGCCCTGCGCGAGCGCACCGACCTCCAGCAGCTCCTGACCTACGCGCTGTCCGACGACTTCATGCGTCTGCGCCAGCGCCTCGGCTTCACGGTGTAG